Genomic segment of Ignavibacteriales bacterium:
TGTGCCGTTTCCTTCGTGTAAAAGATTCTGCCCAAAATAAATTTTGTTGTTAAAACTTCTATAAGTAGATAATGTTTTTAAGGGTTCTTCTTTTTTTTCTGCGGTGTCTTGATTGACGGTGGTTAAAACACAGCGCGAACATGGTTTTACTAAATTAAATACTATTTCACCTATTCTTATCATCTTCCATTTGTCTTCATCAAAAGGATTTCCTCCCTTGAAAACAAAATTTGGTCTGAACCTGTTCATCGGTAATTTTTCTTTAAGCCGGCTATTTAAATCATCCAAAGAAGATTGCCCGATCATCATAAATGGATATGCATCGGCAAAACTAACTATTTCGTTGTCTGCGGCAAATGCTCGATCTACTAACCGTTGTGTTCCATCGTGCATGTAAACCAATCTGCATTTAATGCCTAATGCATCGCTTAGCCATTCGTCGGCATATTTACCAACAACACGCGCTTCAACCAGGTCTTGCCAAATGCTTACCAGAACAATTTCTACGCTTTCGTGATAAATTGGAATTACAAGCGGAGGAATATCTTTTGTCTTATGTCCTAAAATTAATTTATTGCCGTTGATCTTTGTCTTGATCAACGCTAACTGCGGGTGTGTTTGCTGTGTAATAAATTTTCCTTCGTTATTGATTATCAACCATCTTCGGTCATGTTTTAGTCCGCGGTCTGTTACATCAGAATTTTGCAGAGAAATTCCACCAAGGGATTTAACTGGGTAGATGTTGATTTCAGTAAGAATATATTTTGCCATATTACTAATTCATTCTAAGACTTTTAATTTCCTAAATATTGCGCGAGAAGATTCGTCTCTAAGCTTACGAACTTCATCAAATGTTTTTGCCTCAATATTGAAAGCAAATAAATAAACATTTTTCTCTTTTTCAACATATCCTACGAGCCATCCGATAAAGGTGCCGTCTTCTTTAGTACCTGTACCAGTTTTATATTTCAAGACGGAATGTTTATGCTTTTCTTCCGACATTAGAATCATAATTCGTTTTATCCTTTTGCGCAGAAAGTACTGTTGATATTAACATCATAGATAAAAAAAATAATTCCTTCATTTATGGCCTTTTCTCCATAAAGATAGAAAAATTATCCGGCGGTGTTGGCACATGATATAGATTAAAATATCTTCCATTAAAAATCATTCGTGAAGATTCCGGCAATGCAGGCTCGGGGAATGGATTGCCCATCATGCCGGCGGGACCGAATGATGACTTATCTTTTTTCTGTTGAAGGAATAAAACATTAGCGTAAGCCCGCCAATAATTTTTTGTTAATGATTCTTGTCGAGTTACAGCAGTTCGGAAAATCCAAGCCGACCAGAACTCCATTCCGTGTCTTGCAACAATAATCGAATTGCCGTTAGGGGGAATAGTTTTTTCCATTTCTACCAGCTCTGCGTAAAGTTTTTCGTTCATATTAGATTGTGTGCCTTTGCCCACAACAATAAAAATCGAAAAAATTATTATTAACAAAACAGTTTCTGTTAAAAAAGATTTCGCGGTTACGCTTGAAATTTTATTGTAGATAAAAGGAAGAAGCGGTATTACAGGAAGATAGCTCATAAAATAGAGCCGCTGGGCTGCATCTATTCCAAGAAAAGGAGAAGCCAAAAAGAACGATAGAATTATGCAAGCCAGAATAAACGGACGAGTTTTTAGTTCCAGTGTTCTAAAATTTCTAATAAACAAAACCAAAGAAATAATTGCAACCAAATTCACTAACAAGATATCAATCATATCAAGCGGTGAAATAACAGGTTTCTGTTGAAGAATAAAATAGATCAGCTGGTTGCGGAATATTTCTAACGGTATATTAATAAAAACTCTGGTTCGCCACGGACTTGTTATATAAACGATTCCTATGCATACTGCAACTATTACAACAACTCCGGATATAACCTTTAGAAGTTTTTTAAGTGTATAACGCAGTTCATATTTCAAAATTAAATTGAGAAGAACTATTGTTACGGCAACCGAAATACATCCATAGTGAGTTAATCCGGTAAGTAGTAAAAACAAAAAGGTTAACAAAAAATTTTTTCTACTTGACTCCTCAAAACTACGGTAGAGCCAATACATCAAACAGAATAACCACAAAACACCAAGTGCGTTTTTTTGGAAATCGGAGATCAGCATCAAGGGAGAAAAATATAAAACTGATAGCGCAGAGATGAGCGCTGGCAAATAGATTTTTTCTTGTTTGCCAAAAATTCTTTTTGTTAAAGCATACGCAGGTATAATTGATAAAGCGGGAATGATTGAATCGAAAAGCCGTGTTGCTAAATCAACGGAAGAATCTATATTGCCAAAACCTAAATGAAATAAGATCCAGGCAAGTCCTGCTTCCAGCCAAAACAGCAAAGGGAATTCGACAAACTCAAGCCGTCCATTTTCTAATAATGACCGTGCTTGAACAAGATAATATGCACCATTGTTGCCAGGTATATATTTAGTACTGAAATTTGTGTGAAGACGAATTGCAGAAGCGACGATTATCAAAAATGCCAGCAAAACCCATTCAAGGTTCTTTCTGTTTGTTAGACTTATGGATGATTGATACATCATAATGAGGAGATCACTTTTTTGATAATTGTATAAATTCTATCGGTGCACCGTTATCAACAATAAAAGCAACCATTACACCGGGCGACGGACTATTTGGTTCAATCAAAATTTCTTTCCCTTCGAGCACTTTCATCAGATCATCAACTTCGAATGCAATATGAGGAACTGTTTTTACCAATTCCGGCGTTGTCGAATCTTGTTCGAAGCGCATCCATTCTATTTTATACGGACTTGTATCGTAACCGGAGACATAAACTTTGAATTCTTCAAGGTAGGTTTCTCCATCTCGTTTTTCTTTTGTCGGAATACCCAGATGATGATATTTTAGATCGGCGTGCATTCGGTTTAGATTTTCTTTTTTACAACCCCATCTAAATATTTTGAGAACTCTTCGGGTTTACCCGGAGAAGCAATTTCAAAAGAAACTTTTAGTCTCTCGTTATCAAGCTTTGTATAAGTGAACCGAAATCTTGGCGCTGACGGAATTACATCGCTTGTTAGGACAAGCGCACTTAAATCTGAAGAAAAATTTGTTGTATAATGAATCACGTGTCCTTCGTTATCAAAATAAATTGCCCGCACCAAATTGTTCTCATGATAATGTATTAATACATTATCATGAGTAAATGCGGATTTATTTGCTGTTGCGGGATACTCAGTATGGTTTTTTCTAACCAGAATTTGGTCCTGTAAAGCAAAATAAAAAGTGATCTGACCGGACCCTTCGCCTGGTGCGCCCGTTCCTTCTCCGGTCCATTCGCCAATCAAAAATTTAAAAGCGTTCCAGTTACTTTTTGCAGTTTGACAAAAGAAATTGTTAAGAGCCCCCATTAATATTAAAATTAGAAATATTTTAGCTGCTCCATTCCGCATGAATCACTCCGCAGTTATTTAGATTAATCTTGTTCTTGTTTGGTAAAATCGAAAAAAGAAATGATAAGCACAACTTTACAAAAAGTAATAATTTATTATTGATCAAGCGATTTTTCAACAGTCGTGTTTTGTTGGTCAATTTATTTATTTGTTTTTGAACGCTTTTATATAATTCTTTGTAAACTCACTAAGAACAAGTTTTCCGCTTATCTCCGCGCGTTGTTCCAAAAGCTGGTCCCAGTTTTCGGTTCCTTCCCAAAAAACTTTTTTCATCTGAGAAATTGCTTCGAGATTACAGCTTGAAATTTTTTTTACAAGAGCTGAAACCGCTTCATCAAGATCGTGATTATTTGCAAAGACTTTTGTGTATAGTCCGCTTTGCTTCGCCCAAAGTGAATCATGCCATTCTGCATCAATAGACATTGTAATAAACGCAGTCTTCCCAATTTTTCTTTCTATTGCCGGACCGACAACAAATGGACCAATGCCCAATAACAACTCGCTCAATTTTACGGATGCTTCGCTAGAGGCAATAGTATAATCTGCCGCGGCAGCAATTCCAACTCCTCCTCCAACTGCTTTGCCCTGCACACGTGCAATAATAAATTTTGGACATTTTCGCATAGCGTTGATTAATCTTGCAAAGCCCATAAAAAATTCTTTACCGCCTTTGAAATCTTTTATCTCAAGTAATTCATCGAAAGAAGCACCGGCGCAAAATGCTTTTTCGCCTTCGCTACGGATTACTATAACATGTGCATGTTTATCTTCTGCAAATTTGTTGACCGCTTCTGTCATCTCCTTCAACATCTTAGCCGGTAAAGAATTGCTTTTAGGATGCATGAAATTAATTGTAGCAATTCCATTGATTATACTTGTTGTAACTTTTCCATTCTTATCCATGGTTCATCTCCTCAAAAATTATTCTATCTACTAACTATATAATCTACGTCGAGAATATTGTCAATAATAAAATCCGGAAATTCTTTTTTCAATTCTTCTGCTGTTCTATATCCGTAAGTTACTGCACAAGTTTTGGAGTCGGCATTTTTTCCGCATTGAACATCTAATTCGGAATCTCCAACAATCAATGTTTCTGCAATATCAATATTTAAATCGTTGCAAATTTTAAGCAGCGGTTCAGGTGATGGTTTGTGTGCAATTCCAGGTCTTCTTCCCATTACATAATCGAACTTATCAAATAATTTAAAATGACTAAGAATTCTTTCTGCGTGATCTTGTCCCTTTGTTGTAAGCAAAGCTGTTTTGATATTTTTTCTCTGCAATTTATTTATGATCTCATTTACTCCAGGATAAACGACCGATAAATCGATGTAATCGAAATAGATTGATTTATAAATGTTAATAAATTTTTCAAAATCCGGAACACTAAAACCAAATTGAGTGAAAATATCTTCGAAATGCATTCCGATTGTTTTGTAAAAATCCTCTTCGGGCATCTTTGGATAAATATTTATTTCTCTAAGCGCATGAAGTGTTGCTTTATAAATTGTTTTGTGGGAAGAGATGAGTGTTCCATCTAGATCAAAGACAACAAGGTTAATGTTCATGTATAATTATTAATCAATGAGTTGAAAATATTTTCTGCAGATAGAAATAAATCTAAACCGGCCACGCTCCAAGAATTGTTCCGAAGACAAGCATAACTATTAAATGATAACCAATATCAACACCAAGCAGTTTTATTTTTTTCCCTTCGAATAGAGTATTGATCAACATCGGTGCAACTGTAAATCCGATCCAGCATAAAAACGCAACTCTAATTCCTTGCGGAATTGAATATGCGTCCATAAAAGTCATTATTTGTGCAAGACCAAAAGCCATCGCCAAATAGCTGATAAATGTTAGTCCATAAGTTTTAAATGGCTTAAAATCTTTTTTAAGTTCTTCTTCAGATTTATCCAGTGACTCCATCCATATCTTTCCAAAAATAAAAGGACTATACCAAAATGAACCGAGCAACATTGCAATTACCCCGCAAAGCAAAACTGCTAAATAATTAACTTGACCATGAAGAGCCATTGGATCTCCTTTTTGAATTACGATTTGAGATTTTTGATTTACGAATTAACGACTGTCGTAAAAATCCGAAATTGTAATTCGTAAATCATGTTTCTAATTTTATTCCTTATAAATTTTAATAACCAACTGCTCTCCGCTGATATGATATCCGCGGTACATTCCCTCG
This window contains:
- a CDS encoding MOSC domain-containing protein yields the protein MAKYILTEINIYPVKSLGGISLQNSDVTDRGLKHDRRWLIINNEGKFITQQTHPQLALIKTKINGNKLILGHKTKDIPPLVIPIYHESVEIVLVSIWQDLVEARVVGKYADEWLSDALGIKCRLVYMHDGTQRLVDRAFAADNEIVSFADAYPFMMIGQSSLDDLNSRLKEKLPMNRFRPNFVFKGGNPFDEDKWKMIRIGEIVFNLVKPCSRCVLTTVNQDTAEKKEEPLKTLSTYRSFNNKIYFGQNLLHEGNGTLKVGDEIEILELK
- a CDS encoding penicillin-binding transpeptidase domain-containing protein, which translates into the protein MILMSEEKHKHSVLKYKTGTGTKEDGTFIGWLVGYVEKEKNVYLFAFNIEAKTFDEVRKLRDESSRAIFRKLKVLE
- a CDS encoding glycosyltransferase family 39 protein, producing MMYQSSISLTNRKNLEWVLLAFLIIVASAIRLHTNFSTKYIPGNNGAYYLVQARSLLENGRLEFVEFPLLFWLEAGLAWILFHLGFGNIDSSVDLATRLFDSIIPALSIIPAYALTKRIFGKQEKIYLPALISALSVLYFSPLMLISDFQKNALGVLWLFCLMYWLYRSFEESSRKNFLLTFLFLLLTGLTHYGCISVAVTIVLLNLILKYELRYTLKKLLKVISGVVVIVAVCIGIVYITSPWRTRVFINIPLEIFRNQLIYFILQQKPVISPLDMIDILLVNLVAIISLVLFIRNFRTLELKTRPFILACIILSFFLASPFLGIDAAQRLYFMSYLPVIPLLPFIYNKISSVTAKSFLTETVLLIIIFSIFIVVGKGTQSNMNEKLYAELVEMEKTIPPNGNSIIVARHGMEFWSAWIFRTAVTRQESLTKNYWRAYANVLFLQQKKDKSSFGPAGMMGNPFPEPALPESSRMIFNGRYFNLYHVPTPPDNFSIFMEKRP
- a CDS encoding enoyl-CoA hydratase/isomerase family protein — encoded protein: MDKNGKVTTSIINGIATINFMHPKSNSLPAKMLKEMTEAVNKFAEDKHAHVIVIRSEGEKAFCAGASFDELLEIKDFKGGKEFFMGFARLINAMRKCPKFIIARVQGKAVGGGVGIAAAADYTIASSEASVKLSELLLGIGPFVVGPAIERKIGKTAFITMSIDAEWHDSLWAKQSGLYTKVFANNHDLDEAVSALVKKISSCNLEAISQMKKVFWEGTENWDQLLEQRAEISGKLVLSEFTKNYIKAFKNK
- a CDS encoding HAD-IA family hydrolase, translating into MNINLVVFDLDGTLISSHKTIYKATLHALREINIYPKMPEEDFYKTIGMHFEDIFTQFGFSVPDFEKFINIYKSIYFDYIDLSVVYPGVNEIINKLQRKNIKTALLTTKGQDHAERILSHFKLFDKFDYVMGRRPGIAHKPSPEPLLKICNDLNIDIAETLIVGDSELDVQCGKNADSKTCAVTYGYRTAEELKKEFPDFIIDNILDVDYIVSR
- a CDS encoding DUF1761 domain-containing protein, producing MALHGQVNYLAVLLCGVIAMLLGSFWYSPFIFGKIWMESLDKSEEELKKDFKPFKTYGLTFISYLAMAFGLAQIMTFMDAYSIPQGIRVAFLCWIGFTVAPMLINTLFEGKKIKLLGVDIGYHLIVMLVFGTILGAWPV